Proteins encoded within one genomic window of Thermococcus sp. MV5:
- the cooS gene encoding anaerobic carbon-monoxide dehydrogenase catalytic subunit, with protein sequence MAEYIKFKVPAKQVSKTKGVADLIEKGEEEGVKTAWHRFLEQQPQCGFGLLGVCCRNCNMGPCRIDPFGAGPTRGVCGADADTIVARNLLRMIAAGAAAHSDHARDIVHVFRGATTGEFKGYKLTDVEKLKGLAQILGINIEGKTESEIGLEVAHILELEFGKPDDEPMKLLMATAPKKRIKVWERLGVLPRAIDREICECMHRTHIGVDADPASLLLHGVRTALADGWSGSMMATYLSDILFGTPKPIKTVANLGVLKEDYVNIVVHGHNPVLSMKICEVAQSEEMQKLAKKHGAKGVNVVGMCCTGNEVLMRLGIPPAGNFLMQELAIITGAVEAMIVDYQCLMPALVDVAGCYHTKIITTEPKGHIPGAVHIEFKPEKADEIAKEIIKIAIENFQNRPKERVYIPKHKSEVVAGFSVEAILEALGGTLEPLINALKEGTIKGVVGIVGCNNPKVKHNHSHVTIAKELIKRDILVVGTGCWGIAAAMDGLMIPGAAKMAGEGLKAVCEALGIPPCLHMGSCVDCSRILIVLGALADALGVDIPDLPAAGSAPEWMSEKAVSIGTYFVASGVFTHLGVVPPVLGSQKVTKLLTDDVEDLIGGKFYVEPDPVKAAETIYNVIIEKRKKLKWPL encoded by the coding sequence ATGGCGGAATACATAAAGTTTAAGGTACCTGCAAAGCAGGTGTCCAAAACCAAGGGAGTCGCTGATCTAATTGAAAAAGGGGAAGAAGAAGGCGTAAAAACTGCTTGGCATCGCTTTTTGGAGCAACAACCCCAATGTGGATTTGGACTACTGGGAGTGTGTTGTAGAAACTGTAACATGGGGCCATGTAGAATCGACCCATTCGGCGCTGGGCCAACTAGAGGTGTTTGTGGAGCAGATGCAGACACAATAGTTGCAAGAAACCTTCTAAGAATGATTGCAGCTGGTGCTGCAGCACACAGCGATCATGCAAGAGATATTGTTCATGTGTTTAGAGGAGCAACAACAGGGGAGTTCAAGGGATACAAGCTGACAGACGTTGAGAAACTTAAAGGGTTAGCTCAAATTCTTGGCATTAATATTGAAGGAAAAACTGAAAGCGAAATAGGCCTGGAGGTTGCACATATCCTAGAATTAGAGTTCGGAAAGCCTGATGATGAACCAATGAAGTTACTCATGGCAACGGCACCTAAGAAGAGAATTAAAGTCTGGGAGAGGCTTGGAGTTCTACCGAGAGCAATTGATAGGGAAATTTGTGAATGCATGCACAGAACGCATATAGGTGTCGATGCAGATCCAGCCTCACTTCTCCTTCACGGCGTTAGAACAGCATTGGCCGATGGCTGGAGCGGCTCAATGATGGCTACTTATCTAAGTGACATCCTCTTCGGAACACCAAAACCGATTAAAACTGTTGCAAACTTGGGTGTTCTCAAAGAGGATTATGTGAATATAGTTGTCCACGGCCACAATCCAGTACTCTCAATGAAGATATGTGAGGTCGCCCAAAGCGAGGAGATGCAAAAGCTAGCAAAGAAGCACGGGGCCAAGGGAGTAAATGTTGTGGGAATGTGCTGTACCGGGAATGAAGTTTTGATGCGGCTTGGCATTCCTCCGGCCGGAAACTTCCTGATGCAAGAATTAGCAATAATAACAGGCGCCGTTGAGGCTATGATTGTGGATTACCAATGCTTAATGCCTGCATTAGTTGATGTGGCTGGATGCTACCACACAAAGATAATCACAACCGAGCCAAAAGGTCACATACCTGGAGCAGTGCACATAGAGTTCAAACCAGAGAAAGCAGATGAAATTGCCAAGGAGATAATCAAAATTGCAATTGAAAACTTCCAGAACAGACCAAAGGAGAGAGTTTACATTCCAAAACACAAGAGTGAAGTCGTTGCAGGCTTCAGTGTCGAGGCAATTCTTGAGGCTTTGGGAGGAACCCTTGAACCTCTCATTAATGCACTTAAAGAGGGCACAATTAAAGGAGTCGTTGGAATTGTTGGATGCAACAACCCAAAGGTTAAGCACAATCACAGCCATGTAACAATAGCCAAAGAACTCATAAAGAGAGACATTTTGGTAGTTGGAACTGGTTGCTGGGGAATTGCTGCAGCAATGGATGGTTTAATGATACCTGGAGCTGCTAAGATGGCAGGAGAGGGACTTAAAGCGGTGTGTGAGGCACTCGGAATTCCACCATGTCTGCACATGGGAAGCTGTGTTGACTGTTCAAGGATTCTAATCGTCCTCGGAGCTCTTGCCGATGCTTTGGGAGTTGACATTCCAGACCTGCCGGCAGCCGGCTCTGCTCCAGAATGGATGAGCGAAAAAGCAGTCTCAATAGGGACCTACTTCGTTGCAAGCGGTGTATTCACCCACCTAGGTGTTGTTCCACCAGTTCTCGGAAGCCAGAAAGTCACCAAACTCCTCACAGATGACGTCGAGGATCTCATTGGAGGAAAATTCTACGTCGAGCCAGATCCTGTGAAAGCAGCAGAAACAATTTACAACGTAATAATTGAAAAAAGAAAGAAACTCAAATGGCCCCTTTGA
- a CDS encoding DUF3216 domain-containing protein: MEEIEKVKLLCEKLGEENMVRAIDSFVALQKGLSSKKGEDFVNISILGFIEGMLVSFQRKYPENKDVQTLLEEVKAKREGLEEKFKRAKVPLFEGNNST, encoded by the coding sequence ATGGAAGAAATTGAAAAGGTTAAACTCTTGTGTGAAAAGCTTGGAGAAGAGAATATGGTAAGGGCGATAGACTCATTTGTAGCTCTTCAAAAAGGACTTTCGAGTAAGAAAGGTGAGGACTTTGTAAATATATCGATTTTAGGTTTCATTGAAGGAATGCTGGTGAGTTTCCAAAGAAAATATCCAGAAAACAAAGATGTTCAAACTCTTCTAGAAGAAGTGAAGGCAAAGAGAGAGGGGCTTGAAGAGAAGTTCAAAAGAGCAAAGGTGCCACTTTTTGAGGGAAATAATAGTACTTAA
- a CDS encoding DUF835 domain-containing protein yields MEIWSHLIQNDQIIKYLKDRSPKEILSYLIPNKEKESEYYKKLSENSYIESAKALFSMLSEENLKHRDELYNEFKLLYPEEKPIELDLPLLDIKPPQKTLTSVTEYLKVLRVCMNNELLEKEIYEILARVSIDEKLKLILSQMSRKAQQHYEELKELYDLLLALSEDEVKLKEPSPGGYLFSSKFKSRYFLMNILDNRRSMVITRDDPETIKRLFKREIEVYWITNIPVVGSISPERFEDSKKFMIDFLKQGDTILAIEGIEHLNAKIGFKKLFEILTYLKDHAIVSKSFLLISGELNTFEEKKKELLISEFEFIS; encoded by the coding sequence ATGGAGATTTGGTCACATCTAATACAGAACGATCAAATCATTAAGTATCTTAAAGATAGGTCTCCAAAAGAAATTCTGAGTTATTTGATACCTAATAAAGAAAAAGAGAGCGAGTATTATAAAAAACTTTCTGAAAACAGCTATATAGAGAGTGCAAAAGCTCTCTTTTCTATGCTTTCTGAAGAAAATCTTAAACATAGAGATGAACTTTATAACGAATTCAAACTCCTTTATCCAGAAGAAAAACCAATAGAACTTGACTTACCGCTTCTTGATATCAAACCTCCTCAAAAGACTTTGACTAGTGTTACTGAGTATTTAAAGGTTCTCCGTGTATGCATGAACAATGAACTGCTAGAAAAGGAGATTTATGAAATTTTAGCAAGAGTTTCCATTGATGAAAAGTTGAAGTTAATTCTTTCCCAAATGTCAAGAAAAGCACAACAACATTATGAGGAATTAAAAGAACTCTACGACTTGCTCCTTGCGCTATCTGAAGATGAAGTTAAGCTCAAAGAGCCTTCCCCGGGAGGATATCTTTTCTCAAGTAAGTTCAAATCCCGTTACTTCCTTATGAACATTTTAGACAACAGAAGAAGCATGGTTATAACACGAGATGATCCAGAAACTATTAAAAGGCTCTTTAAGAGAGAGATAGAGGTTTATTGGATAACAAACATTCCAGTAGTCGGTTCAATCTCACCAGAGCGCTTTGAAGACTCCAAGAAGTTCATGATAGACTTTTTGAAGCAAGGAGACACCATACTCGCAATAGAGGGAATTGAACACCTTAATGCCAAAATTGGATTCAAAAAGCTCTTTGAAATACTGACATACCTAAAAGACCATGCAATTGTGAGTAAAAGTTTTTTACTAATTTCTGGGGAGCTGAACACATTTGAAGAAAAGAAGAAGGAGCTTCTAATTTCAGAATTTGAATTTATCTCCTAA
- a CDS encoding YchF/TatD family DNA exonuclease has protein sequence MIDAHAHVEMFKKEVSSIIMESKEELKAIVDSITEYRKFHVWKNWELLKPYFGFIFPTLGFAPNEARRGNWEKVKKVEDFIWQHKDEIVAVGEIGLDYYYTQTEKERENQRAIFDYFLGVAEELKLPVVIHARDAERIAFEMVQRRGLKAYFHSYSGDIDVAKEIVENDHFIGINTGIVFIPEIENVTRALEIESLLVETDAPYMSPFKGEKNKPQYIKVAIERISEIKEIGFDEVEQITERNTLEFFRLNLG, from the coding sequence ATGATAGATGCTCACGCTCACGTGGAGATGTTTAAGAAAGAGGTTTCATCCATTATAATGGAGAGTAAAGAAGAATTAAAAGCTATAGTGGATTCAATAACTGAGTACAGAAAGTTCCATGTGTGGAAAAATTGGGAGCTTTTGAAACCTTACTTTGGCTTTATATTTCCTACCTTGGGATTTGCACCTAATGAAGCTCGGAGAGGTAACTGGGAGAAGGTTAAAAAGGTAGAGGATTTCATTTGGCAACATAAGGATGAGATAGTTGCAGTTGGGGAGATAGGTCTTGATTATTACTATACCCAGACGGAAAAAGAAAGAGAAAACCAGAGAGCGATATTTGACTATTTTCTTGGTGTTGCGGAGGAGTTAAAGCTCCCTGTAGTCATACATGCTAGAGATGCTGAAAGAATAGCCTTTGAAATGGTTCAAAGAAGAGGGTTAAAGGCTTATTTTCACTCCTATAGTGGAGACATTGATGTTGCTAAGGAAATTGTTGAAAATGACCATTTTATTGGCATAAACACGGGTATAGTTTTTATCCCAGAAATCGAGAATGTCACGAGAGCTCTTGAAATTGAGAGCCTTCTTGTTGAGACTGATGCTCCATATATGAGTCCGTTTAAAGGTGAAAAGAACAAACCTCAGTACATAAAAGTTGCTATTGAAAGAATATCAGAAATCAAGGAAATTGGCTTTGATGAAGTTGAACAGATAACAGAAAGGAATACGTTAGAATTTTTCAGACTGAATTTAGGGTGA
- a CDS encoding CooT family nickel-binding protein produces MCQSKVIVLEDEKAEVVMTDVTLLEIKDNKIIVKNLLGKELTLEGYRIEYIDFISHKVYLKLSSGDEIKAGEQ; encoded by the coding sequence ATGTGCCAGTCTAAGGTCATAGTTCTCGAAGATGAGAAAGCTGAGGTAGTTATGACAGACGTAACTTTGCTCGAAATTAAGGATAACAAGATTATTGTCAAAAATTTGCTTGGAAAAGAGCTCACTCTTGAGGGATACAGAATTGAGTATATCGATTTCATTTCTCATAAGGTGTATTTGAAACTCTCAAGTGGAGATGAAATAAAAGCTGGTGAACAGTGA
- a CDS encoding winged helix-turn-helix domain-containing protein: MNILAVQPSSKCDSNCLACPWKEKFSCVGVMLPLEALEVLTSNLEDFKFDEGVLICPNPLLHPKIDVITREMGKFCRNITLFLPVSVSRSFLHKTFLENVDFISLIIHTYKDLKSSLQIVKMLLSQGIDNLEAYILLDSNSDFAELFSIIDLCKSYGLKIILGPSFYTSPYTDKFLEKIVKKENVEIGLHYGRKYFYNAIKIFIDNYPVTLLTSPSAENCRTLYLNPYGNFSKCPLSKFEVNYKRITREDLRKMLFSPCPVSQKVIRLSPKIQVSFVTKEGVEIPGEVLELLELISQINSFRGACKVLGVSPSTYWEKIKSLEEKLDISLIISVRGGRKKGITILTDFAKDLLKEYKEIRERAIVSLYEY; this comes from the coding sequence ATGAATATCTTAGCAGTTCAACCTTCGAGCAAATGCGATAGTAATTGTTTAGCATGCCCTTGGAAAGAGAAGTTTAGTTGTGTTGGAGTAATGCTACCTCTTGAAGCATTGGAGGTACTCACCTCTAATCTTGAAGATTTCAAATTTGATGAGGGAGTTTTGATATGTCCAAATCCTCTCCTTCATCCAAAGATTGATGTCATAACTAGAGAGATGGGGAAATTCTGCAGAAATATTACCCTCTTCCTTCCAGTGTCTGTTTCAAGAAGTTTCCTTCACAAAACCTTCCTTGAAAATGTTGATTTTATCTCTCTGATTATCCATACTTATAAAGATTTAAAATCAAGCCTTCAGATAGTGAAAATGCTCCTTTCCCAAGGTATAGACAACCTTGAAGCATACATTCTACTGGATTCTAACTCTGATTTTGCAGAGCTCTTTTCAATAATTGATCTATGCAAAAGTTATGGATTGAAAATAATTTTAGGACCAAGCTTCTACACATCTCCATATACAGACAAATTCCTCGAAAAAATTGTGAAGAAAGAAAATGTCGAAATTGGCCTCCATTATGGAAGGAAATATTTCTATAATGCCATTAAAATCTTTATAGACAATTATCCAGTAACATTACTTACCTCTCCAAGCGCCGAGAACTGTAGAACCCTATATCTAAACCCCTATGGAAATTTTTCAAAGTGCCCACTTTCGAAATTCGAGGTGAACTACAAGAGGATAACAAGAGAAGATTTAAGAAAAATGCTTTTTTCACCATGCCCGGTAAGTCAAAAAGTCATTAGACTTTCCCCTAAAATACAGGTCTCATTTGTGACAAAAGAGGGTGTCGAGATTCCTGGAGAGGTTTTAGAGCTTTTAGAATTAATATCCCAGATTAACTCCTTTAGAGGTGCATGTAAAGTTCTTGGAGTCTCCCCGTCAACATATTGGGAAAAAATAAAAAGCCTCGAAGAAAAGCTGGACATCTCCTTGATTATATCCGTTAGAGGAGGAAGAAAGAAGGGAATAACAATTCTAACAGATTTTGCTAAAGATCTTCTGAAGGAGTACAAAGAGATTAGAGAAAGAGCAATAGTATCACTTTATGAATACTAA
- a CDS encoding MBL fold metallo-hydrolase: MIPIEIPPNTVMLRGVGYDSNIYLFRDGEEGLIVDTGTGVYWHRYFEVFEREDYIRGLKRVIILSTHEHFDHVGGNRRFKEFFERMGLEVSFAAHEVAAEVLEKGDDYVILSYAYGRKFAPQRVDLFIKDKDVLRIGRKELIVIHTPGHTAGSICIYEPKEKLLFTGDTLFKGSVGRTDLPTGDFKDLITSLEKLGGIEVDIALPGHGRPILDWKKNLKDLQKYLGVIE, translated from the coding sequence ATGATTCCTATAGAGATACCCCCTAATACTGTCATGCTCAGAGGAGTGGGATATGATTCAAATATTTATCTCTTTCGAGATGGAGAAGAGGGACTTATAGTCGATACTGGGACTGGAGTTTACTGGCACAGGTATTTTGAGGTTTTTGAACGTGAAGATTACATTAGGGGGCTTAAACGTGTTATTATCTTAAGCACGCATGAACATTTCGACCATGTGGGTGGTAACAGGAGGTTTAAAGAATTTTTTGAGAGAATGGGACTTGAAGTAAGTTTTGCGGCTCATGAAGTTGCAGCAGAGGTTCTTGAGAAGGGTGATGACTACGTGATACTTTCCTATGCTTATGGAAGAAAGTTTGCTCCCCAAAGGGTGGACCTGTTTATTAAAGATAAGGATGTGTTAAGAATTGGGAGGAAAGAATTGATTGTTATTCATACTCCCGGCCATACGGCAGGTAGCATTTGTATATATGAACCCAAAGAGAAGCTCCTTTTTACAGGAGATACCTTATTTAAGGGCTCTGTAGGTAGAACTGACCTGCCAACCGGGGATTTTAAGGACCTCATAACTTCTTTAGAAAAATTAGGGGGAATTGAAGTAGATATTGCTCTGCCTGGGCATGGGAGGCCCATACTTGATTGGAAAAAGAACCTTAAAGATCTTCAAAAATACTTGGGGGTTATTGAGTGA
- a CDS encoding proton-conducting transporter membrane subunit — MEAQMLLIPIGVLIIAALVGLSKAKVALKIVSILSAVASAVIIYNGVLGLKTTIELKYNLFNSPSFFASLNYLVFRVDALSAFFLLILGILSLCTSVYGIEYMERYFEREDMRVYTFNYPLFILTMYLVVICWNLLWFIIFWELMTLFSQFLVAFEQRKEKAVRAAFKYFCMTKAGAEFIVLALILIILKATNFNANYSEIANVLPAYLSVHSTILYTLTFSLLVGLGVKASMVPLHSWLPDAHPEAPSNVSALLSGIMIKLPIYMMFRFFLSFFPLKPEIGIIIAIFGVLTLFFSMMYALLQEDSKRLLAFSSIDNIGYILLPMGAGIYFLASGNQLFGGIALAAALFHTMSHAFFKGLLFLTAGSVMYETGTRDLNYLGSLAKKMPLTASTALIGSLAIAGVPPLNGFVSKWMIYISTLSSPATSLFGIIAIFISAVTLGTFVKYFTAIFTKPPVKEIDAKEVPLLMSAPQLLLALLCIAFGIYPFIPLKMISQALGSIGIPLASLVVYPSLVVPRTGSYSPIIIFAFLLVSTLIVLLLIPSRGEVVPTWKTGRSEDLNISMPADAYYRDFREVFREVYTLGDASKRFVQKVAEIGRILGTKFEVFSYDLDSMLSIAMVLIVILVAVLGGVGL; from the coding sequence ATGGAAGCTCAGATGTTGTTGATACCCATTGGTGTGTTAATTATAGCAGCATTGGTAGGGCTATCAAAGGCAAAAGTAGCTCTCAAGATAGTAAGCATATTATCAGCAGTGGCATCAGCAGTAATAATATATAATGGGGTCTTGGGACTTAAAACAACCATTGAGCTTAAATACAACTTGTTCAATTCACCCTCATTTTTTGCATCTCTTAACTATCTTGTTTTTAGAGTTGATGCACTCTCCGCCTTTTTTCTGTTGATATTAGGAATCTTAAGCCTTTGTACATCAGTTTATGGCATCGAATATATGGAAAGGTATTTTGAGAGGGAGGATATGCGTGTTTACACTTTCAACTATCCTCTTTTCATACTGACAATGTACCTTGTGGTGATATGCTGGAATTTGCTGTGGTTTATAATCTTCTGGGAGCTTATGACCCTGTTTTCACAGTTCTTGGTTGCATTTGAACAGAGAAAGGAGAAGGCCGTAAGAGCAGCATTCAAGTACTTCTGCATGACAAAAGCTGGAGCTGAATTTATTGTTTTAGCTCTTATACTGATAATTCTCAAAGCTACGAACTTTAATGCCAACTACTCTGAAATCGCTAATGTTCTGCCAGCTTATCTCTCAGTTCATTCGACAATCCTCTATACCCTAACGTTCTCATTGCTCGTGGGGCTCGGGGTCAAAGCCTCCATGGTACCACTCCATTCATGGCTTCCAGATGCTCACCCAGAGGCCCCAAGCAATGTTTCGGCATTACTAAGCGGAATCATGATTAAACTACCCATATATATGATGTTCCGCTTTTTTCTTAGCTTCTTCCCATTGAAACCAGAAATTGGAATTATAATAGCCATATTTGGAGTTCTTACACTTTTCTTCAGTATGATGTACGCTTTGCTCCAGGAAGATTCAAAACGTTTATTGGCTTTTTCAAGTATAGACAATATCGGATACATCCTTTTGCCAATGGGAGCTGGGATTTACTTCCTCGCAAGTGGAAATCAGCTTTTTGGGGGGATAGCTCTAGCCGCTGCACTCTTCCATACAATGAGCCATGCTTTCTTCAAAGGCCTTCTCTTCCTTACGGCCGGTTCAGTGATGTATGAAACTGGCACAAGAGATTTAAACTATTTGGGTAGCTTAGCAAAGAAGATGCCTCTAACTGCTTCCACTGCCTTGATAGGGTCACTTGCAATAGCAGGTGTGCCCCCTCTCAATGGATTTGTAAGCAAATGGATGATCTATATTTCAACACTCTCGTCACCAGCAACTTCACTCTTTGGAATAATTGCAATTTTCATAAGCGCTGTAACCCTTGGAACTTTTGTAAAGTACTTTACAGCAATCTTTACAAAACCCCCAGTTAAGGAAATTGATGCAAAGGAAGTTCCGCTTTTAATGTCTGCTCCCCAGCTTCTCTTAGCTTTGCTGTGTATAGCATTTGGAATTTATCCTTTTATCCCATTGAAAATGATATCCCAAGCTTTAGGTTCAATAGGCATTCCGTTAGCCTCTCTTGTAGTTTATCCTTCTCTTGTTGTGCCGAGAACTGGCAGCTATTCGCCAATAATAATCTTTGCATTCTTGCTAGTTTCGACACTAATAGTCTTGCTGCTTATTCCTTCAAGGGGTGAGGTTGTGCCAACTTGGAAGACTGGGAGAAGTGAAGACCTCAACATAAGCATGCCCGCTGATGCTTATTACAGGGACTTTAGAGAGGTTTTCAGGGAAGTCTACACCCTAGGTGACGCCAGTAAGAGATTTGTGCAAAAAGTTGCGGAGATTGGGAGAATACTTGGAACCAAGTTTGAAGTTTTCTCCTATGACTTGGACTCAATGCTATCTATTGCAATGGTTCTGATAGTGATTCTAGTGGCAGTATTGGGGGGTGTTGGACTATGA
- a CDS encoding V4R domain-containing protein: protein MEDVGILIEKWREIYKAEVKSKKKLREEVKLTPENYFNIVRPFFTKISPEDREYVRTFRMILYGMLKYSPSLRTLILRGAGYNLACRLVETGEIKSIDDLPKVFLNQKIGLLDIIEESFSRMKVNIYECISCYQAPPIGRTLCDFEAGLIQGVMEDLVGKNITREIYCWGLGNSFCGFEVIFE from the coding sequence ATGGAAGACGTTGGTATTCTAATAGAAAAGTGGAGGGAAATTTATAAAGCGGAGGTCAAAAGTAAAAAGAAACTTAGGGAGGAAGTTAAACTAACTCCTGAGAATTATTTCAATATTGTACGGCCGTTTTTTACGAAAATTTCTCCAGAGGATAGAGAATACGTGAGGACTTTTAGAATGATCCTATATGGCATGCTTAAATACAGCCCGTCCTTAAGAACTCTAATTCTAAGAGGTGCGGGGTATAATTTAGCCTGCAGATTGGTAGAAACCGGTGAAATTAAAAGCATTGATGATCTGCCAAAAGTATTTCTAAATCAGAAGATAGGGCTCCTTGACATTATAGAAGAGTCCTTCAGCAGAATGAAAGTGAACATATATGAGTGCATCAGCTGTTATCAGGCACCCCCTATTGGGAGAACCCTATGTGACTTTGAAGCTGGATTGATTCAAGGAGTCATGGAAGATCTTGTTGGAAAAAATATAACGCGTGAAATTTACTGCTGGGGACTTGGCAACTCCTTCTGTGGATTTGAGGTGATATTTGAGTGA
- a CDS encoding ArsA-related P-loop ATPase, which produces MKILVAGKGGVGKTTISALLAYILADKGYNILTLDTDSVPNLAQSLGIPFEKALEIVPLSRNDKLAEERTGARPGEGWGVLFSLTPKVDDLADQYGITIKPNLKLVVIGSIEQSKEGCLCPAVALARAFLMHVLLSEKDIVIVDSEAGAEVFGRGLAEKFDLMICVAEPTLKSLMIARKLIEMGKQLSISNIFLVINKVYDFLEASHLFAKIFSDSTPYHIVSFDESVISVDNEGKGVDAIPKDSPIYKDVDALAKKILSIKKRSKVG; this is translated from the coding sequence ATGAAGATACTTGTTGCTGGAAAAGGAGGCGTCGGAAAAACCACAATTTCAGCATTGTTAGCTTATATCTTAGCTGACAAAGGGTATAACATACTGACTTTAGATACGGATTCGGTTCCCAATCTCGCTCAAAGCCTAGGAATCCCTTTTGAAAAAGCTCTAGAAATTGTACCGCTTTCACGAAATGATAAGCTTGCGGAGGAGAGAACCGGAGCAAGACCTGGTGAAGGTTGGGGAGTTCTGTTCTCGCTAACTCCAAAGGTTGATGATTTGGCCGACCAGTATGGCATAACAATAAAGCCAAATTTGAAACTTGTAGTCATTGGAAGCATAGAGCAAAGTAAAGAAGGCTGCCTATGTCCAGCAGTAGCCCTTGCAAGAGCTTTTTTAATGCATGTCCTGCTTTCTGAAAAGGATATTGTGATTGTAGACAGTGAAGCCGGGGCGGAAGTATTCGGACGTGGACTGGCAGAGAAATTTGACTTAATGATATGTGTGGCAGAGCCAACCCTAAAATCCTTAATGATAGCAAGAAAACTCATAGAAATGGGAAAACAGCTTAGCATCTCAAACATATTTCTCGTAATAAATAAGGTTTACGACTTTCTCGAAGCTTCCCATCTTTTTGCAAAAATCTTCTCAGATTCAACCCCCTACCACATTGTAAGCTTTGATGAAAGCGTTATCTCTGTTGATAATGAAGGAAAGGGCGTTGACGCAATCCCAAAGGATTCTCCAATATATAAGGACGTTGACGCCCTTGCAAAAAAGATACTGAGCATAAAAAAGCGTTCAAAGGTGGGATGA
- a CDS encoding 4Fe-4S dicluster domain-containing protein, producing MLPLGTNLERPTIYIDPEKCMGCRSCEIACAIEHSMSKTLFGAIFETPTPKPRLKVVVADFFNVPLRCQHCEDAPCIRVCPTGAIKKSEEGFVVLNSNKCIGCLMCVMACPFGHPKYEAEYKVVLKCDSCIERVREGREPACVEACPTKALKFGSLEEILHEIRRERAEELISGLKVPGIVYMKPVVEEKKEEEKVSPKNIYASYSEVKWY from the coding sequence ATGCTGCCTCTTGGAACAAATTTAGAGAGACCAACAATTTACATTGACCCCGAGAAATGCATGGGATGCAGGTCTTGTGAAATAGCGTGTGCTATAGAACATTCAATGAGCAAAACACTATTTGGAGCAATCTTTGAAACACCAACACCCAAACCGAGGCTAAAAGTCGTGGTTGCAGATTTCTTCAATGTCCCACTAAGATGTCAGCATTGCGAAGACGCTCCATGTATACGTGTGTGTCCGACAGGAGCAATAAAGAAGAGTGAGGAGGGCTTTGTAGTTCTCAATTCCAATAAGTGTATTGGCTGTTTGATGTGTGTTATGGCATGTCCATTTGGACATCCGAAATACGAGGCAGAATACAAGGTTGTTCTGAAGTGTGATTCATGCATTGAGAGGGTTCGGGAGGGCAGAGAGCCAGCATGTGTAGAAGCCTGCCCCACTAAAGCATTGAAGTTTGGGTCTCTTGAGGAAATTCTGCATGAGATTAGAAGAGAAAGAGCGGAAGAACTTATCTCAGGCTTAAAAGTCCCAGGCATTGTATACATGAAGCCTGTTGTTGAAGAAAAGAAAGAAGAAGAAAAAGTAAGCCCAAAGAATATTTATGCATCCTATTCGGAAGTTAAGTGGTATTGA
- a CDS encoding DUF504 domain-containing protein, whose protein sequence is MRKGFVKEVLSKLKYDPRENEEDYYIIIEHRGAYGDIKKIPVKLITLGHGYFFIEDTQIPYHRILAVVRKDGKIIWKKRGLGDKFKF, encoded by the coding sequence GTGAGAAAGGGCTTTGTCAAGGAAGTGTTATCCAAGCTTAAATATGATCCTCGTGAAAATGAGGAGGATTATTATATCATCATAGAACATAGAGGCGCTTATGGAGATATAAAAAAGATTCCTGTCAAACTGATAACTCTTGGACATGGGTATTTTTTCATTGAAGATACACAAATTCCTTACCATAGAATTCTTGCAGTAGTTAGAAAAGATGGAAAAATAATATGGAAAAAACGTGGATTAGGAGATAAATTCAAATTCTGA